GCTGCCAGCGGCCGGCGATGTAGCCCAGCCGCTCCAGCCGGTGCAGCACCGGATAGAGCATGCCCTCGCTCCAGGCGAGGCTCCCGCCCGACAGCTCGCTCACGCGCCTCAGGATGGCGTAGCCGTAGCTCTCCCGCTCGGCGAGGATGGCGAGCACGAGCGGCGTGGCCGAGGCGGCGACGAGGTCCTTGTTGATGTCCATGCCGGAGGCAGTATACCTAGGGGTTCTAGGTATGTCAAGACGGCGGGCGGATGGGTCCGGCGAGACGGCGATCAGTCCCCGCTCCGCAGCAACTCGCTGTTGTAGACGTTCACGGCATCGATGGCCTCGCCCTTGGCTACATTGTAGCCCAGATGATCGCCGACGAGCACCATCGTCATACCGGTCGTGAAGCCGCCGACGCCGATCCAGAAGCTGCGATGATCGAACACTGAGCCTGTGTACTCGTCATCCGAAGGCAGGCTCATCAGGCTGGACACCGCGCTGCCGACGACCACGTCACACCGATCCACGTCAGCCGGTTGCCGGCAGTGCGGTGATCCCGCGCCGCCT
The window above is part of the bacterium genome. Proteins encoded here:
- a CDS encoding PadR family transcriptional regulator — encoded protein: MDINKDLVAASATPLVLAILAERESYGYAILRRVSELSGGSLAWSEGMLYPVLHRLERLGYIAGRWQQAETGRQRKVYRITPQGRAQLAAERKQWQAVDEALRNIWSQRLLTIQLKPLGGC